The Aminipila terrae nucleotide sequence ATCATATTCAGATTTGCAGGATTGCTGAAATCTATAATAATATCAATTTTTTTGTCAATATTACTTAACTTCTCTCCATTCAGCGGTTCTATCATTCCTACACACACCAGCCCGTCCTTTTTGTCTACAAGCTCTTTTAAAGTTTTCCCCATAGCACCTGTGCCAACAATGGCTATATTCATAAAAAACCTCCCTATTCATAAAATCTGTCCTGGTAAATAAACTGTTTATAAATAGATTATTTTTTATGTATGGAGAATATAACTATAATTTTTTATGAGGGCATTCTGCATAAAAAAAACCTCTTAAAGAGGTTTTTAAATTCGTCCGTAAAATCTTCTATAATAATAGTTTATGATTCCAGTAAGAATAATATCGTACACCAGAAAGAACAATTCACCCATAATAAGTAGAATTACCGGCGACATATCTTTCAACGTTATAACAGAAAAAAATATACTATAAAAGAAACGATATGCTACAACCATTATTGTTGTAAAAACTAGAAATTTAAGGGACAGCTGTGCAGCGGAATTTTTGATTTTTTCTATATAATATTTGATGATACCATATATTCCAAAGAAAAATATATAGGGAAAAGCTGCCAGCTTATTGGGCAGCAGAAGCAGAGACATGATAGAACAGGCGATATATAAAATCCAGCCACCTTTTCCTCTGCTTTCAATCATCATGATTGGTACAAATACCGAACTTACTGTATAAAGCGTTATTTCAAATCCCGGAACAAAAGATGCAGCATATAAGGCTACTAAAGATAATGCCAGAAGCACACCTCCAAGTGCTACAATTTTGTTATTTTTACTTTTCATAGGAGTATCTTTTCCCATATTCTCACCTAAATACAATCACATAAACAATCTGCACATATATATGCCTGACATAATTTACACATCATATCATCATTGGAATATCCTCTGCCAAAAGAGTTATTCTGATACATTCTGCCTGAATTCATTATACTGTTAAGCGCATTCTGATATTCGAAATTATTTGGATTCATGCTTACAGCCGTGCGAACCTTGGCCAGTGCATCATCATACCAGCCTTTCTTGTAAGAAATCATTCCTGCCAGAAAAAACCATTCTGCATCTCGATTTCGCATTTGACCCAGTTTCTGTTCTGCATACCCCAGATTCCCAGAATCGATAATACTACGTATATCATTGTACTCAGGGCTTGTCTGTCCCTGATAGGTGCTCTGTGCTGTACCGCTGTAGGAGCTGCTGTAACTTCCAGTTCCTCCTCCATTCTTCATAAGAGCATCGTAAGCTTCATTCACTTCCTGCAGTTTTTCCTGTGCAAGGTCTGCCAATGGATTATTTTGATATTTATCTGGATGATATTTTTTTACCAGTTCTCTGTAAGCTGCTTTTATTTCTTCATCACTTGCATTTTGCCTTACTCCCAATACTTCATATGGATTATTCATATATTATTTCTCCTCTTCCTCATTTGTTTCTGTATCTTCTATATCTGCCAGTGCCTGTTCCGTACGTCTGCGCAGTCCCAAATACACGATGTTTTCAATTATCCCCTTATTTTTCTTTATATCTAAAAGATCTGCTGCATTGCCTATTTCCGATAAATAATGTATCAAATTAAACTCTACTACAGTCTTTATTCTTTTTTTAAACTCCTGTACAGATTCTTTTGTTTTCTCGTATTCGAATCTGTATAAAAGCGGATTGAAAGTATCCTTTTTAATATTTTCTTCCACATCCTCATAGGCATCCATCAGATATATCCATTTTCCCAGATGATACCCTATATGACTAAGTAATTTTATCCGGCTTTCATCTGATTCTGAATTTTGCCCACCATTTTTGAATATTTCCAGCATAATCTGTGCAAAAGGTTCTTCCACCCTGTCAAGTTCCGGACATTTATCCTGTTCAAGCTGTGAAAGTAGTTTCAGGTTTTCTTCGGTCAGACGGCATAGTTTCCCTTTATGAGATTGTATTTTTCTAATGGTAGGTACCAATCCCGTGGCTGCCAGTTTAGCCTTATAACTATGATCATCATAATAATCATCCATTAATTTATAATATGCCAGAATCAGCATAACATCCCCTGCATATTCAATTGCACGGTTTTCCTTAACAATAGGTTTCCTTTTTATATGATGAATAATACAATGTTCTTTTGCGATATCATCTTTTTCTCTTTCAAGGGCTGCTAACAGGACAGCCAGAAATACAAAATCATAACTTAAGGTAATTCTGGGCAGTTGGCCGTATCGTCTTCCGATACTCTTGCATATGCCGCAATAATATGCGCTATACACTTCATATTCGCGCATTTTCAGCTCTCCTTTATCAGGAACTACATATCCCAGCATGTAAAAATCTCCCCATTCACACTTTTTCTTCGTTATATACTCATATAGCGTTTATTATAACATATTTTTGTGAAGATTTTATGTTGCAATAATATTACAATTAAAAATTTTTTATAAATTTATTTGACATAATATAATAAAAGTTGTATTATAGTTGATAATTTGTTTATGGCAATATTAGGTCATGATAGGAGACACAAAAGAATGGCTGTTGAATTTAGCGACCAGGACATGCTTAATACTTTAATCAAACACCATCGTTCACTTCATAAAATACCGGAGATTGGTGATCAGCTATTTGAGACCAGGGAATATATCATGAGTGTGATAGGTGATATGAACTGTGAATTTACTAGTGTGGTAAACACAGGGATTTGCGCATTTTTTGATAAAGGAAAAGAATTTACCATTGCCTACAGAAGTGACATGGACGGACTGACTATTCCGGAAACCAACACCCATCGATTTGTATCAGAACATCCTGGTAAAATGCATGGTTGTGGCCATGATGCACACATGTCAATCCTTCTGGGTCTGGCTGAATATATAAATCATACGAACGACTTACCCTACAATGTATTACTTATATTTCAACCTGCAGAGGAAACCACTGGGGGTGCAAGACCTATTACGGAATCAGGTATTTTTGAGAAATATAAAGTGATAAGAACTTTTGGCTTACATTTATGGCCAAGTATTCCAAAGGGACAGCTTTCAACCAAGGGCGGCCCTCTCATGCCAAAATCTTCTGAAGTAAGTATAGAAATTAAGGGAAAAAGCACTCATGCTGCAACTTCCCACAAGGGTATCGATGCCCTCTATATTGCAACACAGTATATATCAGATATATATCAGATGCAGGAAACAGAAACTCCTGCGGATGAACGTACCCTCTTAAAAATCTGCCGGTTAAACAGCGGAACTGCCCGGAATGTAATAGCCGGACGGGCATCTCTGTTAGGCACTATGAGGGCTTTTAAACTGGAAACTTTCGATTTCATGGAATCCCGGTTGCAGGAAATCGCCAGAAGTTATGAAAATAAATATGGATGTCAGATAAAGGTTCATTGTTCTGACGGCTACCTTCCGGTTGTTAATGATATGAAGTTATATCAGACCATTAAGCCTCATTTGGAAAATCTTGAGTCTTATCACGAACTTCCGGAAGCAGTAATGATTTCCGAAGATTTTTCTTACTATGGCACAAAAGCTCCCGCTATTTTTACACTACTGGGAACAGGAACTAAAATTCCTCTCCACAGCAACAATTTTGATTTTGACGAGGATATTCTGCTGGCAGGCTACAACTATTTTAAATTGCTTGCCCACATTAATTAGCCTTAATCATATAATATAATATAACTCAACTTAAGGAAAAAACTGTCCTTTATCAGAAATACTGATTTGGGCAGTTTTTTCTTTTTTGACTTTAGTGGCCTTTTTCGTGTCTTTACAGTTGTATATTGACCGAAATATAAATCAATGTTATGATGTTTTTATATGAGATTTACTAGTACAAGGAGTGAGCTATATGAATGCATCAAAAAGAAGAGAACTAATAATATCCCATTTGAAATCTAGTTCTGTGCCTACAAGCGCTTCCAGCCTGGCTTCCCTGCTTAAAGTCAGCAGGCAGATTATAGTCAGTGACGTAGCATTGCTTCGTGCAGGAGGTCTGGATATCTCTGCAACTCCCAGGGGCTATATACTGTCAGAAAATGATACAGCTAAAAGCATACACAACTTTGAAGGTATTCTTGCCTGTAAACACACTGCTGCCCAGCTGCGGGAAGAACTTTATACCATAGTTGACTTTGGTGCGGAAGTAATTGATGTAACCATTGAACATTCGCTGTACGGGCAACTTTCTGGCAGGCTTAATCTGAATTCCCGATACGATATCGATTTGTTTCTGGAAAAGATCTCAAATAATTCTGATTTACCTTTAAGTTGTCTGACGGAAGGAGTTCATCTTCATAAGGTTGGCTGTCGAGATGAAAATACTTTTAATCT carries:
- a CDS encoding DUF5685 family protein, which translates into the protein MLGYVVPDKGELKMREYEVYSAYYCGICKSIGRRYGQLPRITLSYDFVFLAVLLAALEREKDDIAKEHCIIHHIKRKPIVKENRAIEYAGDVMLILAYYKLMDDYYDDHSYKAKLAATGLVPTIRKIQSHKGKLCRLTEENLKLLSQLEQDKCPELDRVEEPFAQIMLEIFKNGGQNSESDESRIKLLSHIGYHLGKWIYLMDAYEDVEENIKKDTFNPLLYRFEYEKTKESVQEFKKRIKTVVEFNLIHYLSEIGNAADLLDIKKNKGIIENIVYLGLRRRTEQALADIEDTETNEEEEK
- a CDS encoding M20 metallopeptidase family protein is translated as MAVEFSDQDMLNTLIKHHRSLHKIPEIGDQLFETREYIMSVIGDMNCEFTSVVNTGICAFFDKGKEFTIAYRSDMDGLTIPETNTHRFVSEHPGKMHGCGHDAHMSILLGLAEYINHTNDLPYNVLLIFQPAEETTGGARPITESGIFEKYKVIRTFGLHLWPSIPKGQLSTKGGPLMPKSSEVSIEIKGKSTHAATSHKGIDALYIATQYISDIYQMQETETPADERTLLKICRLNSGTARNVIAGRASLLGTMRAFKLETFDFMESRLQEIARSYENKYGCQIKVHCSDGYLPVVNDMKLYQTIKPHLENLESYHELPEAVMISEDFSYYGTKAPAIFTLLGTGTKIPLHSNNFDFDEDILLAGYNYFKLLAHIN
- a CDS encoding J domain-containing protein gives rise to the protein MNNPYEVLGVRQNASDEEIKAAYRELVKKYHPDKYQNNPLADLAQEKLQEVNEAYDALMKNGGGTGSYSSSYSGTAQSTYQGQTSPEYNDIRSIIDSGNLGYAEQKLGQMRNRDAEWFFLAGMISYKKGWYDDALAKVRTAVSMNPNNFEYQNALNSIMNSGRMYQNNSFGRGYSNDDMMCKLCQAYICADCLCDCI
- a CDS encoding transcription repressor NadR — its product is MNASKRRELIISHLKSSSVPTSASSLASLLKVSRQIIVSDVALLRAGGLDISATPRGYILSENDTAKSIHNFEGILACKHTAAQLREELYTIVDFGAEVIDVTIEHSLYGQLSGRLNLNSRYDIDLFLEKISNNSDLPLSCLTEGVHLHKVGCRDENTFNLIKQALESKNMLIK